DNA from Bradyrhizobium diazoefficiens USDA 110:
CGACGGCCTGTGCCGCCGCGAGGAGGCGGTGATGTCCGCGATCTATGCCTCGCTCGACGACATCCCGGTCGTCGGCGGGTCCGCAGGCGACGGGATGCGCTTCGAGAAGACCTGGGTGTTCTGCGACGGCAAGGCACACACCAACGCCGCCCTCCTGATCCTGTTGAACACCTCCCTGCCGTTCCGGGCTTTCAAGTGCGACAATTTCGAGCCGAGCCCGCAGAAGATGGTGGTCACCGAAGCCGACATCGAAAATCGAACGGTCAGGGAGCTGAACGCGGAGCCCGCGGCCGAGGAATATTCGCGCATGGTCGGGATCCTGGACGCCAAGCTCGATCCGTTCTCCTTCGCGTCCCACCCCGTGCTGGTGCGCGTCGGCGGCGCCTATTACGCGCGGTCGATCCAGCGCGTCGAGCCGGACGGATCCTTACATTTCTTCTGCGCCATCGACGAGGGCATGGTGCTGACGGCGGCGACGTCGCGCAGCCTGGTCGGCTCGACCCGCGACACCTTCGCCGAGATCCGGGACCAGATCGGAGACGTCTCGCTCTATATCGGCTTCGAGTGCCTGCTTCGCCGGCTCGACGCCGAGCAGCATCAGCTCGCCCGCGACATGTCCGACCTGTACCGGCAGAACCGGGTCGTCGGTTTTCATACCTATGGCGAGCAGTTCGGCTCCATGCATGTGAACCAGACCTTCACCGGCGTTGCGATCGGAAGGCGCCCGTCGTGACGGACATATTGCAGGGCCCTGATGCGGTCGACCAGCTGCGGCGCGAGGCGGTGAAGCTGAAGAAGATCAATGCCGCGCTGATGTCGCGCGTCGAACGCTCGATGGACCAGCAGCTCAACGCCTTTTCATTGTTCGAAACCGCCATTGCGCTCGACCACAAGGTTCGCGACCGGACTCATCAGCTGCGCGAGGCGCTGCATTCGGTCGAGCGCGCCAATGAAGGGCTCTACCGCGCCAAGCAGCAGGCCGAAGCCGCAAGCTCGCTGAAATCATCGGTGCTGATCTCGGTGACCCACGACCTGTTGCAGCCGCTGAACGCGGCGCGCCTGACGCTGTCGGCGCTGACCGAGATGATGGAATCGCAGGAGGCGGGCCTGCTGATCGACCAGGCCGACCGCTCGCTGCTGATGCTGGAGGATTTGCTGCGGTCGCTGCTGGAGATCGCAAAGCTCGACGCCGGCGCGCTCAAGCCCGACGTGCGCGCGATTGCGCTGGCGCCCCTGTTCGAACAGCTCCGCAACGAATTCGAGCCGGTCGCGGCGCGGCAGGGTCTTTCCCTGCGCATCCGCACCTCGCCGCGCGCCGTGAGGTCGGATGCGATGATGCTGCGGCGGATCCTGCAGAACCTGCTTGCCAATGCCATCCGCTATACCCGCAACGGCGGCGTCGTCATGGGATGCCGGCTGAGGGGCGACCACATCTGCATCCAGGTCTCCGACACCGGGCCTGGGATTGCACAGGCGCAGCAGCAGGCAATCTTCCGCGAATTCCAGCGCGGCGAGGCGACCGCGACCGACCAGGCCGGCTTCGGGCTCGGCCTCTCCATCGTCCGCCGTTTCGCAACCGTGCTCGGGCACGAGGTGCGGCTGTCGTCGCAGGTCGGCCGGGGATCGACCTTCACCCTGGAGCTGGAGCCCGCCGACCTCGCCGAGGTCAGCGACGAGGTGCACGAGGTCAAGCTCGCCGAGCGGCGCTATAGCGGGCTCGAAGGCGCCAAGATCCTGCTGATCGAGAACGACCCGAACGGCTCGGAGGCGATGGCCGCGCTGCTGGAAGGATGGGGCTGCGACGTCGCGACCACGCGCTCGGCCGCGGATGCGCTGCTGCGCCTCAGCGAGCTCGGCGGCGCACCCGATGCCGTGATCGCCGACCTCCATCTCGATCACGGCGAGAGCGGCTTGTCGGCCATCGCCGACGTCCGCCAGCATCTGAAGCTCGACACGCCGGCCATGATCATCACGGCCGACTACTCCGAAAAGGCCGCGAAGGACGCGAGCCGCCACGGCCTCGAAGTGCTGAAGAAGCCGATCAAGCCCGCCGAGATGCGGGCGCTGCTGTCGTTCCTGCTGAGCTAGCCCGCGCGGATGGCCTTCGCCCCCCGCCTGCGGGGCAAGCGCGCATGGCTCCCAACAAAAATGGCGAAAACAACCCCATGCACAGTAGCGGTAATATCTTACATCCATTCAAGGCAATGATTTACAATCGAAATCAGAAACAGAGCGCTCTCAATCTGGAGGGCAAACCAGGCGCGGATCGCCTCACTGCTGGTCCGGCCGTGGTCGCTCGCGCTCGGCCGCGGTGCCCCCGCCTGCCAGCGTCGCGAAATCGATCCTGGACATTTCGACGATGGCCTTGGTGCGGCTGATCACGTTGAGCTTGCGCAGGATGTCGGAGACGTGGACCTTCACCGTGGTCTCCGAGATCTTGAGCTCAAAGGCGATCTGCTTGTTTTGCAGGCCGCGCTTGAGCATTTCGAGCACGCGCAATTGCTGCGGCGTCAGCTCGTGCAGGCGCTTCAGGAGATCCTGCGCGGGGCCGGCCGCGCGCTGCGGGCGGACCTGCCCGCGATACGCGGCGGGAACACAGACCGCGCCGCGCAGCACCTCGCCGATCGATTGCGCCAGATCCTGCTTGGACGACGATTTGAGGATGTAGCCGGACACGCCGAGCGACAATGCGCCGGAGATGATCTGCCGATCCTGATATCCGGATACGATGACGACGGGAATTTTGGGGAACGCCTTGCGGATGCGGATGATGCCCGAAAGACCCGTGGTGCCCGGCATCGACAGATCGAGCAGGATCAGGTCGAGCTCGGTGGTCGCCGCCACCTGCTCCAGCGCGCCGTCGATCGAGGTCGCCTGAAGAATATCGGCCGCGGGCGCCACCATCCGGAGCGCGCCCTCGAGCGCCTCGCGAAACAGCGGATGGTCCTCGACGATCAGAAATCGCATCACGTATGAGCCATTCTGAAGACCTTGCCCAAGATGCCGCCGGGGCCGACGTTGAATTGCACATGCTGAGAATGGCTCAGCAGGGCGGCGCCGGCTTGATCCAGGTCAAGGACGACAGCGCGCGTCATTGCGGCCTGCCACGATCGACCCGTGCATGAGGCCGGCTGCGCGGATCGGGCAGCTCCATCTTGCCGATCTCGATGATCGCCTTGTTGCGGCTGAACAGGCCGAGCTTGCGCAGGATCTCGGTGATATGCGCCTTCACCGTGGATTCGGCGAGCTGAAGCTCCTGGGCGATCTGCCGGTTCGGATAGCCGCGACGCAGGAGGTCGAGCACGCGAAGCTGCTGCGGCGTGAGCTCGCGCAGCTTGACCTCGAGCGCCTTGCTGGCATCGGCCCGCCGCCGCGGCGTCGCCACGAAATCCTTCGGCACCGACACCGATCCGCTCAGCACACCCTCGATCGATTGCGCCAGCTCACGCTTCGACGTCGACTTGGGCAGATAGCCGGCGGCGCCCAGCGCCAACGCCTCGCGGACGACGTGCTGATCCTCCTCGCTCGACACGATAGCGACGGGCAGGCGCGGATAGGCCTCGCGCAAGCGCAGGAAGCCGGAGAAGCCGGTCGCATCCGGCAGCGAGAGGTCGAGCAGCGCGAGGTCGATGCCCTCCCCGGCCGACAGGATATGCAGGGCATCCCCGATCGACATCGCTTCGAAGATCCGCGCCTCCGGCAAGGCCAGCCGCACCGCATTGCCGAGCGCCTCGCGAAACAGCGGATGATCGTCGATGATCAGGAAGCTGGTCATGGGGCCTTCCCAACACTGCACCGCACCCGCATCGACCGCAGCAGCGGAAGCGGCACATCCATGCGATAGCCGTCCGGCGCCGGGATGATGCCGGACGGACGCTACCACATCCTCCCGATCGCGTTCGGTCAAGATCGTTCAGTCGTTCGATTCGGACTGGACCGTCAGCAGGAAGGAAAAGATGTGGTCGAACTGCTCGTCGGTGAAGACCTCTTTCCAGGCCGGCATGCCCTTGGTCGGCCGTCCCTCATGCACGGTCGTCCAGAACTTCTCGCGCATCTCGTCGCCGTAGCGGTGACGCAGCAGCCGCAGGTCGATCTTCCGCTCGCTCTGGATCGCGTCGGGGCCGTGGCAGTGCGCACAGGTTCCGTTGAAGATCTCCTTGCCCGAGCCGACGGCCTCGGCGGCCGGCGCGGCCGCGTCCCCCTTGGTCTCGGTCGCCACCACATTGGCGGTCTGCGTCACGCCGGGTCCGGTCCCGGTCGTCGTTCCCGCCGGCATCGCCTGGGTCGCACCGAAGCGCGCCGGCTGGCCGGTCGGCAGGCCATATTTCACCGCGAGCGCGCCGATCGTGCCCTGAAGCTGCGGCAGGACGGCATCGACGCGATCACGCAGCTCGGTGGACGTCTTCGCAAAGCCGATCGCCGCATCCCATGACAGGCCCTCACCCTCGGTGAGCTGGATCTGATAGCGATCGCCGTAGCTGGTCTTGTTCAGCCAGCCGGCGACCGGCCCCCAGATGAAGGCGACGTCGGCCTTGCCCTGATCGAGCGCCTGCATGCCTTGCTCGGGCGACAGCACCGTCACCTTCTGGATGTCGTCGCGGCTCGCGAGCAGATTCTGCGGCGTGCTGGCGAACTGCACGGCAACGCGCTTGCCCTTGAGGCCGTCGATGCCATCGAGCGCCTGCCCCTTGGCGGCCACGAGGGCATAGCCCTGCTTCGCGAACGCGTTGGAGAAGATCACGGCCGGTCCCATGAAATCCTCGGACCGCGGCAGCCCGATCATGGCGTCGCATTGCTTGCCGAGCAGGGTGACGCGCACGGTGCGCTTGCCGAAATAGGATTTGTACCAGTCATAGGCGATCGGCCGGCCGAGCGCCTGCGCCAGGGCCTGCCCGATCTCGACATAGAAGCCCGGTTGCGACGGACTATCGCTCGAGAATGGAAGATTGGTCGGATCGGCGCAGAGGCGGAGCGGCTGCGCCTCGTCTGCGCGCAGCGAGACCGGAACGATCAGCGCGGCACATGTGAGCAGGCCTGCGATGGCGCGATTTCGGCTCGCACCGATGCCAGAATGATTCGGACGCATCCTCGTCTCCCATAGCTTTGTTGAGCCGGAGCTCGTTGAGCCAAGCGCAGCGGCACCAGGCATCGGCCGATGCCGCAACCAAAGTCTGGAAAAAGCGCGCGCGTATCCCGCGGGGATACGCGCGCGAGTGGTCACTGGACGGAGAACACGAAGAGCGAACCGCCCTCGGGAGCTGCGGCCGTCATCTTCTTTCCTACCTCGCCCAGGAACGCAGGCAGCGCAGCCGTGCGGCCGACGACGATGGCGACATATTGCTTGCCGTCGACCTGGTAGGTCACCGGACCTGCGCCGATGCCGGAGCCGAGATTCCTGCTCCACAACACCTTGCCGGACTTCGCATCGATGGCGCGGAAATCGCCATGGATGTTGCCGGCAAACACGAGGCCACCGCCGGTGGTCAGCGTGCCGCCGTTGAACGGCAGGTCTTCCTTGATCGACCAGACCTTCTTCTGCGCGACCGGATCCCAGGCCACGAGCTCGCCGAGGAAACCGCCGGGGCCTTCCTTGGTCGGGAATTCGGCGCCGAGATAGAACACACCGCGCTTGTAGGCGACGTCGGAGACCGACCAGTCCATGCAGACATTGTTGGACGGGATGTAGACGAGGCCGGTCTGCGGGTTGAACGACATCGGCTGCCAGTTCTTGCCGCCGATCAGGTTCGGGCAGATGTCCTTGGCGGGATGGTTCGGCCCGGGACGCTTGTCGGGATCCTCGACCGCGCGCATCGTGGCGATGTCCCACTTCTTGGCCCAGTTGGAGAACACGTATTTCTCCGCCGAAAGCACCTTGCCGGTCTCGCGATTGGCGACGAAGAAGTAGCCGTTGCGATCCGCCTTCATCAGCGCCGGCACGGTGCTGCCGCCGATCTTCAGATCCGCGAGCACGGCTTCGTTGACGCCGTCATAGTCCCAGGCATCGGCCGGCGTGGTCTGGATGTGCCACTTGATCTTGCCGGTGTTGGGATCGAACGCCACCGTCGAGGCGGTGTAGAGGTTGGTCAGCTTGCCGAAATTGCCGTCGCCGGTCGAGCGTACCGCCGTGTTCCAGGGACCGGGATTGCTGGTACCCCAATAGACCGTGTCGGTCTTCGGATCGTAGGAGCCGACCAGCCAGGCCGCACCGCCGCCATGCTGGGCGGAGTCGCCCTTCCAGGTGTCGCCGCCGGGCTCATCCGGCGACGGAACGGTGTAGGTCTGCCACAGCTGCTTGCCGGTGTTGATGTCGAAGGCCTGGAGCGAGCCGCGCACGCCGTACTCGCCGCCGCCGAAACCGGTGATGACCTTGTCGCGCACGACGAGCGGCGGCGAGGTGATGACCGAACCCTGCTTGTAATCGACCACCTTCGCCGTCCAGAGCGCCTTGCCGGTCGCGGCATCGAGCGCCGTCAGCTTGCCGTCGAGGCGGCCGACGAAGATCTTGCCGTCGGCATAGGAGACGCCGCGATTGTTCACGTCGCAGCAGGCGTATTGCAGCACGTCCTCGGGAATATCGGGTTCGTAGGTCCATTTGCGCACGCCGGTGGCGGCATCGAGCGCGTAGACGTATTTCGGGCCCCAGGAGCTCGAAACGTAGAGCGTGTTACCGACGACGATCGGCGAGGATTCGTTCGAACGGAGCGAGGCGAGCGAGAACGAATAAGCGAGCGTCAGCTTGCCGGCGTTCTCGGTGTTGATCTGCTTCAGCGGGCTGAAGCGCGTGTTGCCGTAGTCGTGGCCGGCAACGGCCCACTGGCTCGAGTCGGATTGCGCCTTGAGCAGGGAGTCGTTGGCGCGAACGCCCGACGTAGCGGTAGCCAGCATCGCAACCATCGAGATGCCAGCCAAGAAGCCCTTCGTTCCAAAGGTCATGTATTCCCTCCACGATGTTGTTGTGCACGCCATGTTAGGCGCCTGAGCGCGCCGCGCCCGTGATGCGCAGTTCGTCTGCGAGCCATCGTTCGAAATTACAGCATCGCCTTGTCGCGCTTAGTATAGGCGGAAGGTAGTAGTGCAAATCATTGGCGGCTTTTGCCGCTCATCTCGTTGTCCGGGCTTGCGTCTTGCCCTTATTTTACAGCTCGAAAAGCGCCATCGGATTTGGGCAGCATCGCGCCGTAATCCGCTTCGTCCGCCCAATCAGCGCAGTAGGTTGGGCAAAGCAAAGCGTGCCCACCTCTTCTCTCGCAATCGTGGATTGGTTAAGTGGTGGGCACGGCGCAAGAGCGCCTTTGCCCACCCTACAAGTTCGCGTCAGGCGCCGAGGACGACGCGCTGATCACGATGATGGCGCTACCACAGCCGCGAAGCTTTCGAAGAAATTCGCGGCAAGCTTTCGCGACGTCGAGTCGATCAGCCGCGAGCCGAGCTGTGCGAGCTTGCCGCCGATCTGCGCGTCGGCCTCGTAGTGCAGGACGGTGACGCCAGGCGATTCTTCTTCCAGCCTGACCTTCGCGCCGCCCTTGGCAAAGCCGGCGACGCCGCCGGCGCCTTCGCCGACGATGCGGTAGCCGTTGGGCGCATCGATATCGGTCAGCGTCACCTTGCCGCTGAACGTCGCCTTCACCGGGCCGACCTTCAGCACCACGGTCGCAATCATCTCCGTCGGCGATGCCATCTCGAGCGATTGGCAGCCGGGAATGCAGCGCCTGAGAATATCGGGATCGTTGAGCGCGGCCCACACATTGGCTTTCGACGCTGGGATACGCTGACTGTCGTTCATCTGCATCGCTTCCACCCCTTTTGACCGTTGCTTGTATGGCACGACTAGGGCGGCGCCCGGCTGCGATCAATCGCCAGGAAGTACTAGGGGTGCTTTTTCTGGCGTCTCATTCACTCAATCCACTCTGCGGCCCGATGGATTCCGGGCTCCCTCGCTCCGCTCGGGCCCCGGAGTGACGGAATGGACTGTCCGGCGAGGAACGCCAAGGTCAACATCAATAGAATCAATGAGTTAGCCTGCCGCCGTCTACTACCAAGATCGCGATTACAACGGCGTGGGCGCGTGCTCCTATTCGCAACAACGAACACGACATCAAAGGGAGAAACGACGCGCCAAGGGCGCCGACATCCAGGGCCAGCGCCTCGCGCCGGCGGCTGAACCCAGCCGCCATCGACGAAGCGGAGATCGTTTTCGAAAGCTCCCTGCAAGGTCGCGCCACGCACTGGCGGCGGCACGGAACATCGTGGCCGAATCGCTGACCTGCGACAACCGCCATGATGACCTTTCCATGACGCGCAGTCCCCAAAATCCCAGTTGCAAAGTTCCGTTCGCGCTGTCTCTAATTGGAATAACTACAAACATTCGGGAGGACTTCACCGTGTCTACAGTCAAACTGACAGTGAACGGCAAGGCCGTTGCTGTCGACGTCGAGGATCGCACGCTGCTGGTCCATCTCCTGCGCGATCACCTCAACCTCACCGGCACCCATGTCGGCTGCGACACCAGCCAGTGCGGTGCCTGCGTCGTGCACATGGACGGCCGCGCGGTGAAATCCTGCACCATGCTGGCGGGACAGGCCGACGGCGCCAGCGTCACCACCATCGAAGGCATCGCCAAGGGCGACGAGCTGCATCCGATGCAGGCCGCCTTCCGCGACAATCACGGCCTGCAGTGCGGCTATTGCACGCCGGGCATGATCATGTCGGCGATCGACATCGTGCACCGCCATGGTGGCGAGCTCGACGAGGCCACCGTCCGCCAGGAGCTCGAAGGCAATATCTGCCGCTGCACCGGCTACCACAACATCGTCAAGGCCGTGCTGGATGCAGCCGGACGCATGAAGGTTGCGCAGGCGGCCGAGTAAGGCCGCCCGCCTCGAACAAAGACCACCACTTGCTGCTTTCGATGGAAAGCGCAGTCAAAATAATTCCGGTCGGGAGGACCAGACATGGGTGTTGAAGGCATCGGCGCGCGAGTCGTGCGCAAGGAAGACAAGCGTTTCATTACCGGCAAGGGCCGCTACGTCGACGACATCAAATTGGTGGGCATGACCCATGCCCATTTCATCAGAAGCCCGCACGCGCACGCCAAGGTCAAGAAGATCGACTCTTCCGCCGCGCTGAAGATGCCGGGCGTGGTCGCGGTGCTCACGGGGCAGCAGATCGTCGACGACAAGGTCGGCAACCTGATTTGCGGCTGGGCCATCACCTCCAAGGACGGCAGCCCGATGAAGATGGGCGCATGGCCGGCGATGGCGCCGGAGACGGTGCGCTTCGTCGGTCAGGCCGTCGCGGTCGTGATCGCCGACAGCAAGAACCTGGCGCGCGACGCGGCGGAAGCTGTCGTCGTCGATTACGAGGAACTTCCCGCGGTCGCCGACGTCCACGCCGCGATCAAGGCCGGCGCGCCGCAGCTTCATCCCGAGGCTCCCGGCAACCAGGTCTATGACTGGGTGATCGGCGACGAGGGCGCCACCGATGCGGCCTTCGCCAAGGCCGCCAATGTCGTGAAGCTCGACGTCACCAACAACCGCCTCGCGCCGAACGCGATGGAGCCGCGCGCGGCGATCGCCGATTACGACGCCGCGGAGGAGCATTTCACGCTCTACACGACGTCGCAGAACCCGCACGTCGCCCGCCTCGTGCTGTCGGCGTTCTACAACATCGCGCCCGAACACAAGCTGCGGGTGATCGCGCCCGACGTCGGCGGCGGCTTCGGCTCCAAGATCTTCATCTATCCGGAGGAGATGGTGGCGCTGTGGGCCTCGAAGAAGGTCGGCCGTCCCGTGAAATGGACCGGCGACCGCACCGAGGCCTTCCTCACCGACGCGCATGGCCGCGACCATGTGACCCATGCCGAGATGGCGTTCGATGCCAGCAACAAGATCACCGGCCTCAAGGTGAAGACCTACGCCAATTTCGGCGCCTACATGTCGCTGTTCTCCTCGTCGGTACCGACCTATCTCTACGCGACGCTGCTGTCGGGCCAGTACAACATCCCGGCGATCCATGCCGAGGTGATCGGGGTCTACACCAACACCACGCCGGTCGACGCCTATCGTGGCGCGGGCCGCCCCGAGGCGAGCTATTTGATCGAACGGCTGATGGAGACGGCGGCGCGGCAGTTGAAGGTCGATCCGGCCGCGCTGCGCCGGACCAACTTCATCACCCAGTTCCCGCACCAGACGCCCGTGATCATGGCCTATGACACCGGCGACTTTAACGCTTCGCTCGACGCCGCGATGAAGGCGATCGACTATGCCGGCTTCGCCGCGCGCAAGGCCAAGGCCAAGGCGGACGGCAAGCTGCGCGGCATCGGCGTGTCCTGCTACATCGAGGCCTGCGGCATCGCGCCGTCGAAGGCCGTCGGCAGCCTGGGGGCGGGCGTCGGCCTTTGGGAATCCGCCGAGGTGCGCGTCAACCCGGTCGGCACCATCGAGATCCTCACGGGCTCGCACAGCCACGGCCAGGGTCACGAGACGACGTTCTGCCAACTCGTCGCGGAGCGCCTGGGGGTTCCCATCAGCCAGGTCTCGATCGTTCATGGCGACACCGACAAGGTGCAGTTCGGCATGGGCACCTACGGCTCGCGCTCGGCGGCCGTCGGCCTCACCGCGATCCTGAAGGCCATGGAGAAGATGGAGTCCAAGGCCAAGAAGATCGCCGCGCACGCATTGGAAGCGTCGGAAGCCGACATCGTCATCGAGAACGGCGAGTTCAAGGTGACGGGCACCGACAAGGCGATCGCCTTCCCGATGGTC
Protein-coding regions in this window:
- a CDS encoding hybrid sensor histidine kinase/response regulator is translated as MTDILQGPDAVDQLRREAVKLKKINAALMSRVERSMDQQLNAFSLFETAIALDHKVRDRTHQLREALHSVERANEGLYRAKQQAEAASSLKSSVLISVTHDLLQPLNAARLTLSALTEMMESQEAGLLIDQADRSLLMLEDLLRSLLEIAKLDAGALKPDVRAIALAPLFEQLRNEFEPVAARQGLSLRIRTSPRAVRSDAMMLRRILQNLLANAIRYTRNGGVVMGCRLRGDHICIQVSDTGPGIAQAQQQAIFREFQRGEATATDQAGFGLGLSIVRRFATVLGHEVRLSSQVGRGSTFTLELEPADLAEVSDEVHEVKLAERRYSGLEGAKILLIENDPNGSEAMAALLEGWGCDVATTRSAADALLRLSELGGAPDAVIADLHLDHGESGLSAIADVRQHLKLDTPAMIITADYSEKAAKDASRHGLEVLKKPIKPAEMRALLSFLLS
- a CDS encoding response regulator — its product is MRFLIVEDHPLFREALEGALRMVAPAADILQATSIDGALEQVAATTELDLILLDLSMPGTTGLSGIIRIRKAFPKIPVVIVSGYQDRQIISGALSLGVSGYILKSSSKQDLAQSIGEVLRGAVCVPAAYRGQVRPQRAAGPAQDLLKRLHELTPQQLRVLEMLKRGLQNKQIAFELKISETTVKVHVSDILRKLNVISRTKAIVEMSRIDFATLAGGGTAAERERPRPDQQ
- a CDS encoding c-type cytochrome; the protein is MRPNHSGIGASRNRAIAGLLTCAALIVPVSLRADEAQPLRLCADPTNLPFSSDSPSQPGFYVEIGQALAQALGRPIAYDWYKSYFGKRTVRVTLLGKQCDAMIGLPRSEDFMGPAVIFSNAFAKQGYALVAAKGQALDGIDGLKGKRVAVQFASTPQNLLASRDDIQKVTVLSPEQGMQALDQGKADVAFIWGPVAGWLNKTSYGDRYQIQLTEGEGLSWDAAIGFAKTSTELRDRVDAVLPQLQGTIGALAVKYGLPTGQPARFGATQAMPAGTTTGTGPGVTQTANVVATETKGDAAAPAAEAVGSGKEIFNGTCAHCHGPDAIQSERKIDLRLLRHRYGDEMREKFWTTVHEGRPTKGMPAWKEVFTDEQFDHIFSFLLTVQSESND
- a CDS encoding (2Fe-2S)-binding protein, whose amino-acid sequence is MSTVKLTVNGKAVAVDVEDRTLLVHLLRDHLNLTGTHVGCDTSQCGACVVHMDGRAVKSCTMLAGQADGASVTTIEGIAKGDELHPMQAAFRDNHGLQCGYCTPGMIMSAIDIVHRHGGELDEATVRQELEGNICRCTGYHNIVKAVLDAAGRMKVAQAAE
- a CDS encoding FIST N-terminal domain-containing protein — translated: MGQTDFRFGGASGVAVAKSKAASVDEAVAELAAQLPSDELALILVFLSPSYDPHHFIAEITRQFDETQVCGCTTAGELAPDGWDENSVVALAFSRADFSAAVRPILNLDSFRVEDGRRIGGELRHELLRITPQVDRGNPFGLVLIDGLCRREEAVMSAIYASLDDIPVVGGSAGDGMRFEKTWVFCDGKAHTNAALLILLNTSLPFRAFKCDNFEPSPQKMVVTEADIENRTVRELNAEPAAEEYSRMVGILDAKLDPFSFASHPVLVRVGGAYYARSIQRVEPDGSLHFFCAIDEGMVLTAATSRSLVGSTRDTFAEIRDQIGDVSLYIGFECLLRRLDAEQHQLARDMSDLYRQNRVVGFHTYGEQFGSMHVNQTFTGVAIGRRPS
- a CDS encoding PQQ-dependent methanol/ethanol family dehydrogenase is translated as MTFGTKGFLAGISMVAMLATATSGVRANDSLLKAQSDSSQWAVAGHDYGNTRFSPLKQINTENAGKLTLAYSFSLASLRSNESSPIVVGNTLYVSSSWGPKYVYALDAATGVRKWTYEPDIPEDVLQYACCDVNNRGVSYADGKIFVGRLDGKLTALDAATGKALWTAKVVDYKQGSVITSPPLVVRDKVITGFGGGEYGVRGSLQAFDINTGKQLWQTYTVPSPDEPGGDTWKGDSAQHGGGAAWLVGSYDPKTDTVYWGTSNPGPWNTAVRSTGDGNFGKLTNLYTASTVAFDPNTGKIKWHIQTTPADAWDYDGVNEAVLADLKIGGSTVPALMKADRNGYFFVANRETGKVLSAEKYVFSNWAKKWDIATMRAVEDPDKRPGPNHPAKDICPNLIGGKNWQPMSFNPQTGLVYIPSNNVCMDWSVSDVAYKRGVFYLGAEFPTKEGPGGFLGELVAWDPVAQKKVWSIKEDLPFNGGTLTTGGGLVFAGNIHGDFRAIDAKSGKVLWSRNLGSGIGAGPVTYQVDGKQYVAIVVGRTAALPAFLGEVGKKMTAAAPEGGSLFVFSVQ
- a CDS encoding response regulator transcription factor; the encoded protein is MTSFLIIDDHPLFREALGNAVRLALPEARIFEAMSIGDALHILSAGEGIDLALLDLSLPDATGFSGFLRLREAYPRLPVAIVSSEEDQHVVREALALGAAGYLPKSTSKRELAQSIEGVLSGSVSVPKDFVATPRRRADASKALEVKLRELTPQQLRVLDLLRRGYPNRQIAQELQLAESTVKAHITEILRKLGLFSRNKAIIEIGKMELPDPRSRPHARVDRGRPQ
- a CDS encoding SRPBCC family protein, whose translation is MQMNDSQRIPASKANVWAALNDPDILRRCIPGCQSLEMASPTEMIATVVLKVGPVKATFSGKVTLTDIDAPNGYRIVGEGAGGVAGFAKGGAKVRLEEESPGVTVLHYEADAQIGGKLAQLGSRLIDSTSRKLAANFFESFAAVVAPSS
- a CDS encoding xanthine dehydrogenase family protein molybdopterin-binding subunit, with the translated sequence MGVEGIGARVVRKEDKRFITGKGRYVDDIKLVGMTHAHFIRSPHAHAKVKKIDSSAALKMPGVVAVLTGQQIVDDKVGNLICGWAITSKDGSPMKMGAWPAMAPETVRFVGQAVAVVIADSKNLARDAAEAVVVDYEELPAVADVHAAIKAGAPQLHPEAPGNQVYDWVIGDEGATDAAFAKAANVVKLDVTNNRLAPNAMEPRAAIADYDAAEEHFTLYTTSQNPHVARLVLSAFYNIAPEHKLRVIAPDVGGGFGSKIFIYPEEMVALWASKKVGRPVKWTGDRTEAFLTDAHGRDHVTHAEMAFDASNKITGLKVKTYANFGAYMSLFSSSVPTYLYATLLSGQYNIPAIHAEVIGVYTNTTPVDAYRGAGRPEASYLIERLMETAARQLKVDPAALRRTNFITQFPHQTPVIMAYDTGDFNASLDAAMKAIDYAGFAARKAKAKADGKLRGIGVSCYIEACGIAPSKAVGSLGAGVGLWESAEVRVNPVGTIEILTGSHSHGQGHETTFCQLVAERLGVPISQVSIVHGDTDKVQFGMGTYGSRSAAVGLTAILKAMEKMESKAKKIAAHALEASEADIVIENGEFKVTGTDKAIAFPMVALAAYTAHNLPDGMEPGLKESAFYDPTNFTFPAGTYICELEVDPGTGKTSFVNFVAADDFGRLINPMIVEGQVHGGLVQGIGQALLEHAIYDANGQPVTASFMDYAMPRADDVPSFNLSHTTTLCPGNPLGIKGCGEAGAIGASAAVINAITDAIGKNNLEMPATPDRVWRTIHAA